The stretch of DNA GACTACGACTTCCACCGCGGCACCTTCCGGGTGCGGGGTGACACCCTCGAGATCTTCCCGATCTACGAGGAGGAGCGGGCGATCCGGGTCGAGCTCTTCGGGGACGAGATCGACGCCATCTACGAGATCGATCCCCTGCGGGGCGAGCGCCTCGCCGAGCTGGACAAGGTCTCGGTCTTCCCGAGCTCGCACTACGTCACCGCCCCGGAGCGACGGGAGAAGGCCCTCTCGGGGATCGAGGCGGAGCTCGCGCAGCGGCTGAAGGAGCTGCGGAGCCAGGAGAAGCTGCTGGAGGCGCAGCGCCTGGAGCAGCGCACCCGCTTCGACCTCGATCAGCTGCAGAACATGGGCTTCTGCCCCGGCGTCGAGAACTACTCCCGCTGGCTCTCGGGGAGGGCCCCCGGAGACCCGCCGCCCACCCTCCTGGAGTACTTCCCCCAGGACTTCCTCCTCTTCATGGACGAGTCGCACCAGACGGTGCCCCAGGTGGGGGCGATGTTCCGGGGCGACCGCTCCCGCAAGGAGACCCTGGTCGACTACGGCTTCCGGCTGCCCTCGGCCCTCGACAACCGGCCCCTGAAGTTCGAGGAGTGGGAGCGCCTCGTGAACCAGGCGATCTACGTCAGCGCCACCCCGGGGCCCTGGGAGCTGGAGAAGACCGGCGGCGTCGTCGTCGAGCAGGTGATCCGCCCCACCGGGCTGCTCGATCCGCAGATCGAGGTCCGGCCCGTCGAGCAGCAGGTGGACGACCTGCTGGCCGAGATCCGCCTGCGGGAGCGGCGCGGCGAGCGGGTGCTGGTCACCACCCTGACCAAGCGCATGGCCGAGGACCTCACCGAGTACTACGCCGAGGTGGGGGTGAAGGTGCGCTACCTCCACGCGGACATCGACACGATCGAGCGGACGGCGATCCTGCGGGACCTGCGCCGGGGCGAGTTCGACGTGCTCATCGGCATCAACCTCCTGCGGGAGGGGCTCGACCTGCCGGAGGTCTCCCTGGTGGCGGTCCTCGACGCCGACAAGGAGGGCTTCCTGCGCTCGGAGACCTCCCTGATCCAGACCGTCGGCCGGGCCGCCCGGAACGTCGAGGGCAGGGTGATCCTCTACGCCGACACGATCACCGACTCGATGCGCTACGCCATCGACGAGACCGACCGCCGCAGGGAGAAGCAGCGCAAGTACAACGAGGAGCACGGCATCACGCCCGCCTCGG from Deltaproteobacteria bacterium encodes:
- the uvrB gene encoding excinuclease ABC subunit UvrB; this encodes MGGRFELKTELVPAGDQPEAIRELLEGLRRGEKHQVLLGATGTGKTFTMANVIVEMQRPTLVMAHNKTLAAQLYEELKELFPDNAVKYFVSYYDYYQPEAYVPSTDTFIEKDSSVNDEIDRMRHAATHALLTRDDVIIVASVSCIYGLGTAEAYFGMAVSLKRGETVKLGEVLAALVDIQYERGDYDFHRGTFRVRGDTLEIFPIYEEERAIRVELFGDEIDAIYEIDPLRGERLAELDKVSVFPSSHYVTAPERREKALSGIEAELAQRLKELRSQEKLLEAQRLEQRTRFDLDQLQNMGFCPGVENYSRWLSGRAPGDPPPTLLEYFPQDFLLFMDESHQTVPQVGAMFRGDRSRKETLVDYGFRLPSALDNRPLKFEEWERLVNQAIYVSATPGPWELEKTGGVVVEQVIRPTGLLDPQIEVRPVEQQVDDLLAEIRLRERRGERVLVTTLTKRMAEDLTEYYAEVGVKVRYLHADIDTIERTAILRDLRRGEFDVLIGINLLREGLDLPEVSLVAVLDADKEGFLRSETSLIQTVGRAARNVEGRVILYADTITDSMRYAIDETDRRREKQRKYNEEHGITPASVKKAIRELGLGEPDKGGEGTAGLVRERREQADWVELPAEALAAAIGKWEVEMRKAADDLDFERAAQLRDRIRSAKQEALGLGGDTELDRVVALSKAFARSAGRKRRDKKHR